The Pagrus major chromosome 10, Pma_NU_1.0 genome contains a region encoding:
- the LOC141003248 gene encoding insulin receptor substrate 1-B isoform X1 — translation MESQAGEPQSFEDVRKSGYLRKQKSMHRRYFVLRAASERGPARLEYYESEKKFRGKAPVPKKALALETCFNINKRADSKNKHMIVLYTRAESFAIAAENEADQDEWYQAMVELQCKSKNPTDSGAAGDYGVPNPGPAFKEVWQVKVWPKGLGQAKNLVGIYRLCLTDKTVNFVKLNSDAAAVVLQLMNVRRCGHSENFFFVEVGRSAVTGPGEFWMQVDDSVVAQNMHETLLEAMKALSEEFRQRSKSQSNSGPGGGATASNPISVPSRRHHPNPPPSQVGFTRRPRTEPPGGANGGAGVSSANASPTPRHSFPRSRTASDGGKVDEGMAGTTSLQGVSSSPSTNGSCSTTPILRSKSARSAPTTAAKTPLGLMRSISTPAPSPAPSLSSSSGHGSEFGGVTSSTSAGPSGAYSRVASHHASVSGSPSDYGSSDEYGSSPGDHTLLPSPSLPGSSVGSAGSQSLGEEGANYILMGQRSGGGGGGGSSNQGSLTSSSLPAPGTPGCGSQPQTRRVLRRSSSRECEAERRLLSKRASLPPMALERLAPRQRRAEEPADEDSADYAIMSRSTSRESFSSTSSSTQRESVMGPGSAGGGGGYLDVAGEFKSEGGGGASGNVDLGVDNGYMSMLPGVTQPPVTLSQSMAVSVPDSDSKPADDYMAMTPNNSVSPPQQIRPPPASDGYMIMSPNSSCSPDQRGGLSGGAWVGSGSADSRAGSDYMNMSPISARSVNGSPPPPEHTGHLENISQQQAPKMVYSYYSLPRSYKHNPSAGHFDDGPGRGRRPNGSCSRGMGGGRTMGGRQEQPAAGNSMIGRHLSLSSSSYSSSSASSESLGESEDRATQAVSTMAGGAQSKDGSKLQQRRGSGGLSKQGNHTRSRPVSLFVDVSKANTLPRVRENPLPPEPKSPGEYVSIEFKGEKSSQTGVAGGRGRGLRHGLSLPHGSSSKHPQHRPTSCLGNFIPLSRSPSAPITPPAASEYVNMDLGPSPSPSPLSLTPLVFPSFHTPPTPPTLAHAPKACDEGTTSPREEAAEVAEVPLRKSRESVPSVSESESPTSCGDYTEMAFSLNSNTVPRSSSCVSPKAPSPTRTDPSAPVLSRGLDFPLAKPGPNPDHGAKVIRADPQGRRRHCSETFLASPSLPTSTSTSSSSTASLFPEHAQAVARRLGFDSMLWGNGAVTDNPAQFTLPGQQSLPTNTSSTEQGLNYIDLDLANKESPLLGLDGPSGSQATSRLFSVLGGGSGVGGVSAAVSNSSSNSSLNTYASIDFYKSEELRTHQNGNKEGTEC, via the exons GTAAGAACCCCACCGACAGCGGGGCTGCAGGGGACTATGGAGTGCCAAATCCTGGACCTGCATTCAAAGAGGTGTGGCAGGTGAAAGTGTGGCCCAAAGGCCTGGGTCAAGCCAAGAACTTGGTGGGCATCTACCGCCTTTGCCTGACTGACAAGACAGTCAACTTTGTCAAGCTCaactctgatgctgctgctgtggtgttGCAGCTGATGAACGTCCGACGCTGTGGCCATTCAGAGAACTTCTTCTTCGTCGAGGTTGGACGCTCTGCCGTGACAGGCCCGGGCGAGTTCTGGATGCAG GTGGATGATTCGGTGGTGGCCCAGAACATGCATGAAACCTTGCTGGAGGCCATGAAGGCACTGAGCGAGGAGTTCCGCCAGCGCAGCAAGTCTCAGTCAAACTCTGGCCCGGGAGGCGGTGCTACTGCTTCTAACCCCATCAGTGTTCCCTCACGCCGCCATCACCCAAACCCTCCACCCAGCCAGGTGGGCTTCACCCGCCGGCCCCGAACTGAGCCACCTGGCGGTGCTAACGGTGGAGCAGGGGTCAGCAGTGCTAATGCCTCTCCCACGCCTCGTCATAGCTTCCCAAGGTCTCGCACTGCCAGTGATGGGGGGAAGGTTGACGAAGGGATGGCAGGGACTACATCGCTCCAAGGGGTGAGCTCAAGCCCCTCCACCAATGGCTCCTGCTCAACCACCCCAATCCTCAGGTCGAAATCGGCCCGTTCAGCCCCCACCACAGCTGCTAAAACTCCTCTTGGGTTGATGCGCTCCATCTCCACCCCAGCACCCTCACCAGCCCCAAGCCTCTCCTCTAGCTCTGGGCATGGTTCTGAGTTTGGAGGCGTAACATCCTCGACTAGTGCTGGTCCGTCTGGTGCTTACAGTCGTGTCGCCTCCCATCACGCGTCTGTCTCGGGCTCACCCAGTGACTATGGCTCCTCAGACGAGTATGGATCTAGTCCTGGGGATCACACGCTCCTCCCCTCCCCAAGCCTCCCTGGAAGTTCTGTTGGTAGCGCTGGCAGCCAGTCTCTTGGCGAGGAGGGAGCCAACTATATCCTAATGGGCCAAcgtagtggtggtggtggtggtggtggcagtaGTAATCAAGGGAGCTTGACATCCAGCTCCCTGCCAGCACCAGGAACACCAGGCTGTGGCTCCCAACCCCAGACTAGGAGAGTGCTGCGGCGCTCCTCTAGCCGCGAATGTGAAGCTGAACGCAGGCTGCTGAGCAAGCGGGCTTCATTACCTCCCATGGCCCTGGAGAGGCTGGCCCCACGTCAGCGCAGAGCTGAGGAGCCAGCAGATGAAGATTCAGCTGATTATGCAATCATGTCGAGGAGCACCAGCCGCGAGTCCTTTAGTTCCACCTCTTCTTCTACACAGAGGGAATCTGTCATGGGTCCTGGGtcagcagggggaggaggagggtactTGGATGTTGCTGGTGAGTTCAAGAGTGAAGGGGGTGGAGGAGCAAGTGGTAATGTAGATTTAGGTGTGGACAATGGGTACATGTCCATGCTTCCTGGGGTCACTCAGCCTCCAGTAACCTTGTCCCAGTCAATGGCAGTCTCTGTCCCAGACTCTGATTCCAAACCTGCTGATGATTACATGGCCATGACCCCCAACAACAGCGTATCCCCTCCACAACAGATTCGCCCTCCACCAGCCTCTGATGGCTATATGATAATGTCCCCCAATAGCAGCTGCTCACCTGACCAGCGTGGAGGTCTCTCTGGAGGGGCTTGGGTGGGCAGTGGCAGTGCAGACAGCAGGGCAGGAAGTGACTATATGAACATGTCTCCAATCAGCGCACGTTCTGTAAATGGCAGCCCCCCACCTCCTGAGCACACCGGTCATTTGGAGAACATTTCTCAACAGCAAGCCCCCAAGATGGTGTATTCTTACTATTCACTTCCCAGGTCTTACAAACACAACCCCTCTGCTGGACACTTTGATGATGGACCTGGACGAGGCAGAAGACCCAATGGGAGTTGTAGTAGGGGCATGGGTGGAGGTAGGACTATGGGAGGGCGCCAAGAGCAACCAGCAGCAGGCAATTCAATGATTGGACGCCACCtgtcactctcctcctcctcgtacTCGTCCAGCTCAGCTAGCAGTGAGAGCCTCGGAGAGAGCGAGGACCGAGCTACCCAGGCAGTAAGCACCATGGCTGGGGGAGCTCAGTCCAAAGACGGGAGTAAGCTCCAACAGAGACGGGGCTCTGGTGGGTTGTCCAAGCAGGGTAACCATACTAGAAGTAGACCGGTGAGCCTGTTTGTTGATGTATCCAAGGCTAACACCCTTCCCAGGGTCCGTGAGAACCCCCTGCCCCCAGAACCTAAGAGCCCTGGGGAGTATGTTAGCATTGAATTTAAAGGGGAAAAGAGCAGCCAGACTGGGGTTGCAGGAGGACGTGGCAGGGGTCTCAGGCATGGCTTATCATTGCCTCATGGCTCAAGCAGCAAGCATCCTCAACACAGGCCAACTTCTTGCTTAGGGAACTTTATCCCCCTCTCCCGTAGCCCCTCTGCCCCCATCACTCCCCCAGCTGCCTCTGAGTATGTCAACATGGACTTGGGCCCTTCTCCGTCCCCCTCACCCCTCTCCCTTACTCCTCTAGTTTTCCCTTCTTTCCACACCCCTCCCACGCCTCCAACTCTTGCTCATGCCCCCAAAGCATGCGATGAGGGTACTACCAGCCCTCGTGAAGAGGCAGCTGAAGTGGCTGAGGTCCCACTTCGGAAAAGTAGAGAAAGTGTCCCATCAGTGAGCGAGTCTGAGTCTCCAACATCCTGTGGAGACTACACGGAGATGGCCTTCAGCTTGAATAGCAACACCGTCCCTAGGTCATCATCCTGTGTCTCCCCCAAAGCCCCTTCCCCCACCAGGACTGATCCTTCTGCTCCAGTGCTATCACGGGGTCTAGACTTCCCCCTAGCCAAACCAGGACCCAACCCAGATCATGGGGCTAAAGTTATCCGGGCAGACCCCCAAGGACGCAGACGCCACTGCTCAGAAACCTTCCTTGCCTCACCTTCCCTCCCCACCTCTACCTCtacttcctcttcttccaccGCCTCCCTCTTTCCGGAACATGCCCAAGCTGTGGCCCGCCGGCTGGGCTTCGACAGCATGCTGTGGGGGAACGGTGCTGTGACTGATAACCCTGCTCAGTTCACTCTCCCTGGACAGCAGTCCCTCCCCACAAACACTTCGTCCACGGAGCAAGGCCTTAACTACATAGACTTGGACTTGGCCAACAAAGAAAGCCCCCTTTTGGGTCTGGATGGACCCTCAGGTAGCCAGGCCACCTCTCGCCTCTTCTCTGTACTGGGTGGAGGGTCGGGGGTCGGGGGAGTGAGCGCGGCAGTCAGCAACAGCAGTAGCAACTCCAGCCTCAACACTTACGCCAGCATCGACTTCTACAAATCAGAGGAGCTGCGGACACATCAGAATGGAAACAAGGAGGGAACAG
- the LOC141003248 gene encoding insulin receptor substrate 1-B isoform X2, giving the protein MESQAGEPQSFEDVRKSGYLRKQKSMHRRYFVLRAASERGPARLEYYESEKKFRGKAPVPKKALALETCFNINKRADSKNKHMIVLYTRAESFAIAAENEADQDEWYQAMVELQCKSKNPTDSGAAGDYGVPNPGPAFKEVWQVKVWPKGLGQAKNLLMNVRRCGHSENFFFVEVGRSAVTGPGEFWMQVDDSVVAQNMHETLLEAMKALSEEFRQRSKSQSNSGPGGGATASNPISVPSRRHHPNPPPSQVGFTRRPRTEPPGGANGGAGVSSANASPTPRHSFPRSRTASDGGKVDEGMAGTTSLQGVSSSPSTNGSCSTTPILRSKSARSAPTTAAKTPLGLMRSISTPAPSPAPSLSSSSGHGSEFGGVTSSTSAGPSGAYSRVASHHASVSGSPSDYGSSDEYGSSPGDHTLLPSPSLPGSSVGSAGSQSLGEEGANYILMGQRSGGGGGGGSSNQGSLTSSSLPAPGTPGCGSQPQTRRVLRRSSSRECEAERRLLSKRASLPPMALERLAPRQRRAEEPADEDSADYAIMSRSTSRESFSSTSSSTQRESVMGPGSAGGGGGYLDVAGEFKSEGGGGASGNVDLGVDNGYMSMLPGVTQPPVTLSQSMAVSVPDSDSKPADDYMAMTPNNSVSPPQQIRPPPASDGYMIMSPNSSCSPDQRGGLSGGAWVGSGSADSRAGSDYMNMSPISARSVNGSPPPPEHTGHLENISQQQAPKMVYSYYSLPRSYKHNPSAGHFDDGPGRGRRPNGSCSRGMGGGRTMGGRQEQPAAGNSMIGRHLSLSSSSYSSSSASSESLGESEDRATQAVSTMAGGAQSKDGSKLQQRRGSGGLSKQGNHTRSRPVSLFVDVSKANTLPRVRENPLPPEPKSPGEYVSIEFKGEKSSQTGVAGGRGRGLRHGLSLPHGSSSKHPQHRPTSCLGNFIPLSRSPSAPITPPAASEYVNMDLGPSPSPSPLSLTPLVFPSFHTPPTPPTLAHAPKACDEGTTSPREEAAEVAEVPLRKSRESVPSVSESESPTSCGDYTEMAFSLNSNTVPRSSSCVSPKAPSPTRTDPSAPVLSRGLDFPLAKPGPNPDHGAKVIRADPQGRRRHCSETFLASPSLPTSTSTSSSSTASLFPEHAQAVARRLGFDSMLWGNGAVTDNPAQFTLPGQQSLPTNTSSTEQGLNYIDLDLANKESPLLGLDGPSGSQATSRLFSVLGGGSGVGGVSAAVSNSSSNSSLNTYASIDFYKSEELRTHQNGNKEGTEC; this is encoded by the exons GTAAGAACCCCACCGACAGCGGGGCTGCAGGGGACTATGGAGTGCCAAATCCTGGACCTGCATTCAAAGAGGTGTGGCAGGTGAAAGTGTGGCCCAAAGGCCTGGGTCAAGCCAAGAACTTG CTGATGAACGTCCGACGCTGTGGCCATTCAGAGAACTTCTTCTTCGTCGAGGTTGGACGCTCTGCCGTGACAGGCCCGGGCGAGTTCTGGATGCAG GTGGATGATTCGGTGGTGGCCCAGAACATGCATGAAACCTTGCTGGAGGCCATGAAGGCACTGAGCGAGGAGTTCCGCCAGCGCAGCAAGTCTCAGTCAAACTCTGGCCCGGGAGGCGGTGCTACTGCTTCTAACCCCATCAGTGTTCCCTCACGCCGCCATCACCCAAACCCTCCACCCAGCCAGGTGGGCTTCACCCGCCGGCCCCGAACTGAGCCACCTGGCGGTGCTAACGGTGGAGCAGGGGTCAGCAGTGCTAATGCCTCTCCCACGCCTCGTCATAGCTTCCCAAGGTCTCGCACTGCCAGTGATGGGGGGAAGGTTGACGAAGGGATGGCAGGGACTACATCGCTCCAAGGGGTGAGCTCAAGCCCCTCCACCAATGGCTCCTGCTCAACCACCCCAATCCTCAGGTCGAAATCGGCCCGTTCAGCCCCCACCACAGCTGCTAAAACTCCTCTTGGGTTGATGCGCTCCATCTCCACCCCAGCACCCTCACCAGCCCCAAGCCTCTCCTCTAGCTCTGGGCATGGTTCTGAGTTTGGAGGCGTAACATCCTCGACTAGTGCTGGTCCGTCTGGTGCTTACAGTCGTGTCGCCTCCCATCACGCGTCTGTCTCGGGCTCACCCAGTGACTATGGCTCCTCAGACGAGTATGGATCTAGTCCTGGGGATCACACGCTCCTCCCCTCCCCAAGCCTCCCTGGAAGTTCTGTTGGTAGCGCTGGCAGCCAGTCTCTTGGCGAGGAGGGAGCCAACTATATCCTAATGGGCCAAcgtagtggtggtggtggtggtggtggcagtaGTAATCAAGGGAGCTTGACATCCAGCTCCCTGCCAGCACCAGGAACACCAGGCTGTGGCTCCCAACCCCAGACTAGGAGAGTGCTGCGGCGCTCCTCTAGCCGCGAATGTGAAGCTGAACGCAGGCTGCTGAGCAAGCGGGCTTCATTACCTCCCATGGCCCTGGAGAGGCTGGCCCCACGTCAGCGCAGAGCTGAGGAGCCAGCAGATGAAGATTCAGCTGATTATGCAATCATGTCGAGGAGCACCAGCCGCGAGTCCTTTAGTTCCACCTCTTCTTCTACACAGAGGGAATCTGTCATGGGTCCTGGGtcagcagggggaggaggagggtactTGGATGTTGCTGGTGAGTTCAAGAGTGAAGGGGGTGGAGGAGCAAGTGGTAATGTAGATTTAGGTGTGGACAATGGGTACATGTCCATGCTTCCTGGGGTCACTCAGCCTCCAGTAACCTTGTCCCAGTCAATGGCAGTCTCTGTCCCAGACTCTGATTCCAAACCTGCTGATGATTACATGGCCATGACCCCCAACAACAGCGTATCCCCTCCACAACAGATTCGCCCTCCACCAGCCTCTGATGGCTATATGATAATGTCCCCCAATAGCAGCTGCTCACCTGACCAGCGTGGAGGTCTCTCTGGAGGGGCTTGGGTGGGCAGTGGCAGTGCAGACAGCAGGGCAGGAAGTGACTATATGAACATGTCTCCAATCAGCGCACGTTCTGTAAATGGCAGCCCCCCACCTCCTGAGCACACCGGTCATTTGGAGAACATTTCTCAACAGCAAGCCCCCAAGATGGTGTATTCTTACTATTCACTTCCCAGGTCTTACAAACACAACCCCTCTGCTGGACACTTTGATGATGGACCTGGACGAGGCAGAAGACCCAATGGGAGTTGTAGTAGGGGCATGGGTGGAGGTAGGACTATGGGAGGGCGCCAAGAGCAACCAGCAGCAGGCAATTCAATGATTGGACGCCACCtgtcactctcctcctcctcgtacTCGTCCAGCTCAGCTAGCAGTGAGAGCCTCGGAGAGAGCGAGGACCGAGCTACCCAGGCAGTAAGCACCATGGCTGGGGGAGCTCAGTCCAAAGACGGGAGTAAGCTCCAACAGAGACGGGGCTCTGGTGGGTTGTCCAAGCAGGGTAACCATACTAGAAGTAGACCGGTGAGCCTGTTTGTTGATGTATCCAAGGCTAACACCCTTCCCAGGGTCCGTGAGAACCCCCTGCCCCCAGAACCTAAGAGCCCTGGGGAGTATGTTAGCATTGAATTTAAAGGGGAAAAGAGCAGCCAGACTGGGGTTGCAGGAGGACGTGGCAGGGGTCTCAGGCATGGCTTATCATTGCCTCATGGCTCAAGCAGCAAGCATCCTCAACACAGGCCAACTTCTTGCTTAGGGAACTTTATCCCCCTCTCCCGTAGCCCCTCTGCCCCCATCACTCCCCCAGCTGCCTCTGAGTATGTCAACATGGACTTGGGCCCTTCTCCGTCCCCCTCACCCCTCTCCCTTACTCCTCTAGTTTTCCCTTCTTTCCACACCCCTCCCACGCCTCCAACTCTTGCTCATGCCCCCAAAGCATGCGATGAGGGTACTACCAGCCCTCGTGAAGAGGCAGCTGAAGTGGCTGAGGTCCCACTTCGGAAAAGTAGAGAAAGTGTCCCATCAGTGAGCGAGTCTGAGTCTCCAACATCCTGTGGAGACTACACGGAGATGGCCTTCAGCTTGAATAGCAACACCGTCCCTAGGTCATCATCCTGTGTCTCCCCCAAAGCCCCTTCCCCCACCAGGACTGATCCTTCTGCTCCAGTGCTATCACGGGGTCTAGACTTCCCCCTAGCCAAACCAGGACCCAACCCAGATCATGGGGCTAAAGTTATCCGGGCAGACCCCCAAGGACGCAGACGCCACTGCTCAGAAACCTTCCTTGCCTCACCTTCCCTCCCCACCTCTACCTCtacttcctcttcttccaccGCCTCCCTCTTTCCGGAACATGCCCAAGCTGTGGCCCGCCGGCTGGGCTTCGACAGCATGCTGTGGGGGAACGGTGCTGTGACTGATAACCCTGCTCAGTTCACTCTCCCTGGACAGCAGTCCCTCCCCACAAACACTTCGTCCACGGAGCAAGGCCTTAACTACATAGACTTGGACTTGGCCAACAAAGAAAGCCCCCTTTTGGGTCTGGATGGACCCTCAGGTAGCCAGGCCACCTCTCGCCTCTTCTCTGTACTGGGTGGAGGGTCGGGGGTCGGGGGAGTGAGCGCGGCAGTCAGCAACAGCAGTAGCAACTCCAGCCTCAACACTTACGCCAGCATCGACTTCTACAAATCAGAGGAGCTGCGGACACATCAGAATGGAAACAAGGAGGGAACAG